TGGTTCATGGCAGCGATCACGATCCTCGCGGTGCTCGACAATGGTTTGGAGGCGACAGCGATCACCGAGTTCGCGGGCCCCTTTTGGAGTGGACGAGCGCTGGGCGCGCAGAACACCACCCAACGAGTGATCGCCTCCGTGGGGCCTCCGGCGTTTGGGGCGTTGATCAGTACTACGGCCTATCCGCTGGCATGGGCTCTCTGCGGGCTTTTCCCATTGCTTGCGGCCCCGTTGGTGCCGGCCGACCTGGTGCCGCCCCGCCTCCAACAGGGGGTAGGTCGCAGGCCGGGCGCAGGATCTACCAGCAATTAATGACGCGGAGCGAATGCGCGCTTGGTTGTCGATAGCACGGGCAGTTGGATGCGGCGGGCAACTGCCCGGGCTACTCGGAGTCACTCCACAGCTTTTCCGCAGGGTAATCGCGCAACATATGGCGTAGCTTGAGCCGACGCGCAGACACACGCGCAATGCAGGAAAACCAGCCGCGGCGCGGATACGGTGTCGGCGTCGAGTGGAGACAGTCCGCACGTCCACACCCAGCACAGGGGGAACCGTGAAGTCCATGAAATCCATTGCCGTGAGCGTTGCCGCGCTGGCCGCTGTCGGTGGTGCGGCAGCATTGGGCTCCGGTGCATCCGGTGTCCCGCTCGCCGCCCAGGTTCAGCTGGCCTCCGCCGGCGCGCCGCTGCCGCTGGATCCCGCGCCCTCACCGACGCCGTCGCCCGCCCCCGATCAAAACGTGCCGACCGCGGACCAGATCACCTCTATCCTCACCAATTTGTCCGATCCTGGCGTGTCGTACCACACCAAGGACAGCCTGGTCGAAGGCGGCATCGGTTCGGGCGAGGGCCACGTGATGGATCACGAGCTGAGAAAGGCCTACCGCAACGGTCAGCTGCCGCTGTCCTTCGCCGTGACGAACATTCAATCGAACGGTCCGACGACGGCGACCGCCGACGTGGCCGTCTCGGGCCCCAAGCTGCCGGCGCCGGTCACCAAGAACCTGATGTTCGTCAACCAGAACGGCAACTGGGTGCTGTCCAGCCCCTCCGCAACGGAGCTGGTGCAGGCGGTCTCCGGGCTCTGACGCCCGCTTGCTCTGACGCCGGCGCCGCTTACCGGGACAGCACGGCCTCGATCGCGCTGATCACCTCCGGTGCGTCCGGTTCGGTCCGCGGCCGAAACCGGTTGACCACCTCGCCGTCGGGCGCGACGAGGAACTTCTCGAAGTTCCACTGAATGTCACCCGCCTTGCCGTCGGCGTCGGGGGCCTTGGTCAGCTCGGCGTACAGCGGATGGCGGTTGTCGCCGTTGACGTCGGTTTTGGCCAGCAACGGAAACGTCACCCCGTACGTCGTCGAGCAGAACTCCTGAATCTCCTCGGCCGTGCCCGGCTCCTGGCCCATGAACTGATTGCAGGGAACGCCCACGACCGTCAGACCACGGTCGCGGTAGTCCCTGGCCAGCTTCTCCAGTGCCGTGTACTGCGGGGTAAGCCCGCACTTGGACGCAACATTCACGACCAGCGTTGCGCCGCCGGACAATTCGGCCAGCGTGGCCTGCTTTCCGTCGAGGGTGGTCAGGGCGATGTCGTTGAGGGTCACGCCGACGACGCTAACACTGCGTTGACGTGCCGGCCTCGGCAAGGCAACGTGACGGATGCCCGAA
The nucleotide sequence above comes from Mycobacterium kiyosense. Encoded proteins:
- a CDS encoding hypothetical protein (frameshifted, deletion at around 2267729,2268398) is translated as MPQAVTVTFMLVWLMDHRGWSSAMAGALVTACQLLGALGRIVVGRLSDRLGSRMQPVRVIALAAALTLFLLALTDHLGSRLDVWFMAAITILAVLDNGLEATAITEFAGPFWSGRALGAQNTTQRVIASVGPPAFGALISTTAYPLAWALCGLFPLLAAPLVPADLVPPRLQQGVGRRPGAGSTSN
- a CDS encoding glutathione peroxidase, translated to MTLNDIALTTLDGKQATLAELSGGATLVVNVASKCGLTPQYTALEKLARDYRDRGLTVVGVPCNQFMGQEPGTAEEIQEFCSTTYGVTFPLLAKTDVNGDNRHPLYAELTKAPDADGKAGDIQWNFEKFLVAPDGEVVNRFRPRTEPDAPEVISAIEAVLSR